The following proteins come from a genomic window of Mucinivorans hirudinis:
- a CDS encoding Riboflavin synthase eubacterial/eukaryotic, which produces MFSGIVETTARVVDLKKEEGNLHITLSCPFADELKIDQSVAHNGVCLTVIAIQGDCYTVTAISETLLKSNLGELSIGDEINVERSMRADGMLDGHIVQGHVDTTATCTQVREADGSHYYRFEYEANDEQITVEKGSVTVNGVSLTVCNSRDNSFEVAIIPYTYEHTNFHNFRIGTRVNLEFDILGKYIAKLLKIYLNK; this is translated from the coding sequence ATGTTTTCAGGAATTGTTGAGACTACTGCACGTGTAGTCGATTTGAAAAAAGAGGAAGGTAACCTCCATATTACCCTCAGCTGCCCCTTTGCGGATGAACTTAAAATAGACCAATCGGTTGCCCATAACGGCGTGTGCCTAACGGTGATAGCCATTCAGGGTGATTGCTATACGGTTACCGCAATCAGCGAAACGCTGCTCAAATCTAACCTTGGCGAATTGAGCATTGGCGATGAGATTAATGTCGAGCGGTCGATGCGCGCCGATGGGATGCTGGATGGGCATATCGTTCAGGGACACGTAGATACAACAGCCACCTGCACCCAAGTGCGCGAGGCGGACGGTAGCCACTACTATAGGTTCGAGTACGAGGCGAATGATGAACAAATAACAGTAGAAAAAGGGTCTGTAACAGTTAATGGAGTGAGTCTAACGGTTTGTAATTCAAGAGATAATTCATTTGAAGTTGCGATTATACCCTACACCTACGAGCATACCAATTTTCACAATTTTCGTATAGGAACACGCGTGAATCTTGAGTTTGATATTCTCGGCAAGTACATTGCCAAGTTGTTGAAAATTTATCTTAACAAATAA
- a CDS encoding RNA polymerase sigma-54 factor RpoN: MALTQSLEQRLQQKLSPQQIQGIKLLELPNIVLEARIKQEIESNPVLEELSSEEPDDNTPSTIEDYIRNEEVANSYKVRSNNFSKENESFTPTIAQSISLADFLEEQLTYTELNDRERVIADYVIGSLDDDGYLRRDINSVIDDLAFSQFMDVTVAEVEQVIRTIQQLDPAGICARSLDECLLIQLRQIKKQSRSVGVAIKVLSHYYDEFTKKHYEKIMSRMGIDEAELRDAIEVIVSLNPKPASGYAEERANAAPVVTPDFLLDYNDGEFDLSLTSGRVPELKISKSYLKMAEQGDKDAAEFVRSKIESAKWFIAAVKQRQQTLLRTMRAILQFQHDYFEEGDERLLKPMILRDISDISGFDVSTISRVVNSKYIQTHFGIFPLKYFFSERILTESGDEVSTREIKRIVSECVADENPAEPLTDEALMEVLTEQGFKIARRTVAKYREMLGIPVSRLRRKM, encoded by the coding sequence ATGGCACTTACTCAGAGTTTAGAGCAGAGGTTACAGCAGAAGTTGTCTCCGCAGCAGATACAGGGTATCAAGCTGTTGGAGTTGCCCAACATTGTCCTTGAGGCTCGCATTAAGCAGGAGATTGAGAGCAATCCCGTTCTTGAGGAACTTAGCAGCGAAGAGCCCGACGATAACACCCCATCGACCATCGAGGATTATATACGTAATGAGGAGGTGGCAAACTCATATAAGGTTCGCTCGAACAATTTCTCGAAAGAGAATGAGAGTTTCACCCCCACCATCGCACAAAGTATCTCGCTTGCCGACTTTCTCGAAGAACAACTCACATATACCGAGCTCAACGACAGAGAGAGAGTGATAGCCGACTACGTAATCGGCTCTTTGGACGATGATGGCTATCTACGGCGCGATATCAACTCGGTGATAGATGATTTGGCTTTTTCCCAATTTATGGATGTGACGGTGGCAGAGGTAGAGCAGGTGATTCGCACTATCCAACAGCTTGACCCTGCCGGCATTTGTGCTCGTTCGTTGGATGAGTGCCTACTCATTCAGTTGCGGCAAATCAAAAAGCAGAGCCGCTCTGTGGGCGTGGCTATCAAGGTTCTGAGCCACTATTATGATGAGTTCACCAAGAAACATTACGAAAAGATAATGTCGCGTATGGGCATTGATGAGGCAGAGCTTCGCGATGCTATTGAGGTTATCGTCAGTCTCAACCCAAAGCCGGCAAGCGGATATGCCGAGGAGCGGGCAAATGCTGCTCCGGTTGTTACGCCCGATTTTCTGCTCGATTATAATGACGGAGAGTTCGACCTTTCGCTCACTTCGGGGCGTGTTCCCGAGTTGAAGATTAGCAAGAGCTACTTGAAGATGGCGGAGCAGGGCGATAAGGATGCAGCAGAGTTTGTCCGCTCCAAAATAGAGTCGGCAAAGTGGTTTATTGCTGCTGTCAAGCAGCGGCAACAGACACTTCTGCGCACGATGAGAGCCATTCTCCAATTCCAACACGACTACTTTGAGGAGGGTGACGAAAGGCTGCTCAAGCCTATGATTCTCAGGGATATTTCAGATATTTCTGGTTTCGATGTATCGACCATTTCGCGCGTTGTGAATAGCAAGTACATACAGACTCATTTCGGAATTTTCCCGCTCAAGTACTTTTTTTCGGAACGGATTCTCACCGAGTCGGGCGACGAGGTTTCCACGCGGGAGATTAAACGCATTGTCAGCGAGTGTGTTGCCGACGAAAACCCTGCCGAGCCCCTTACGGACGAAGCTCTGATGGAGGTGCTCACGGAGCAAGGTTTCAAGATTGCCCGCCGCACGGTGGCGAAATATCGCGAAATGTTGGGCATTCCGGTATCTCGACTTAGGCGAAAGATGTGA
- a CDS encoding Asparaginyl-tRNA synthetase, whose protein sequence is MRTKISALLASQQTDIEVVAKGWVRTKRGNKNVTFIALNDGSTINNIQIVAESANFDEELLKKITTGASLCVRGTLVASPSSGQPVEILAQQIELYGAADPEKYPLQKKGHTLEFLREIAHLRPRTNTFGAVFRIRHAMAFAIHKFFNDKGFYYWHSPIVTASDCEGAGAMFSVTTFDISNPPRTEQGRVDYAEDFFAQHTNLTVSGQLEGEMGATALGEIYTFGPTFRAENSNTPRHLAEFWMIEPEMAFYDIDDNMDLAEEFLKYLINYALNNCDEDLAFLEKMYDNDLRERLRFCVADHFCRITYTEAIDILKASGKKFEFPVSWGLDMQSEHERYLVEEHFKKPIMVTGYPKEIKSFYMKLNDDGKTVRGMDVLFPKIGEIIGGSEREADYDTLVERMVEVGVPVEEMSWYLDSRRFGTVPHSGFGLGFERLILFVTGMSNIRDVIPFPRTPGNAAF, encoded by the coding sequence ATGAGAACAAAGATATCTGCCCTGCTCGCATCTCAACAGACCGATATTGAGGTAGTTGCTAAAGGATGGGTTAGAACCAAGCGCGGAAATAAAAATGTGACCTTCATTGCTCTGAACGATGGTTCGACAATCAATAACATACAAATCGTAGCCGAGTCTGCTAATTTCGATGAAGAGTTGTTGAAGAAAATTACTACCGGTGCGTCTCTGTGCGTGCGAGGTACTCTTGTTGCATCGCCCTCTTCGGGGCAGCCTGTGGAGATTTTGGCGCAACAGATTGAGCTCTACGGTGCGGCAGACCCTGAAAAATACCCCCTCCAAAAGAAAGGGCACACGCTGGAGTTTCTCCGGGAAATTGCTCACCTGAGACCACGCACCAATACCTTTGGAGCAGTCTTCCGCATCCGCCACGCGATGGCATTCGCTATACATAAATTTTTTAATGACAAGGGCTTTTATTATTGGCACTCGCCCATAGTGACGGCTAGTGACTGCGAGGGGGCAGGGGCAATGTTTTCGGTCACGACTTTCGACATCTCAAATCCGCCACGTACGGAGCAGGGTAGGGTCGACTACGCCGAAGACTTTTTCGCGCAACATACCAACCTGACCGTATCGGGACAGCTCGAGGGGGAGATGGGTGCAACGGCTCTGGGCGAGATTTATACATTCGGTCCCACATTTCGCGCCGAAAACTCCAACACACCGCGCCACTTAGCTGAGTTTTGGATGATAGAGCCTGAAATGGCGTTCTACGATATTGATGATAATATGGATCTAGCCGAAGAGTTTTTGAAGTATTTGATAAATTATGCGCTCAATAATTGTGATGAGGACTTGGCGTTCTTGGAGAAGATGTATGATAATGATTTGCGCGAGCGCCTGCGCTTCTGCGTTGCCGACCATTTCTGCAGAATCACCTACACCGAGGCAATAGATATTCTCAAGGCTAGCGGCAAAAAATTTGAGTTCCCCGTTTCGTGGGGATTGGATATGCAGAGTGAGCACGAACGTTATCTGGTTGAGGAGCACTTCAAAAAGCCGATTATGGTTACGGGCTATCCCAAGGAGATTAAGTCGTTCTATATGAAACTCAACGATGACGGCAAGACCGTGCGCGGGATGGACGTACTTTTCCCGAAGATTGGCGAGATTATCGGTGGCTCGGAACGCGAGGCAGACTACGACACATTGGTGGAGCGGATGGTTGAGGTTGGTGTTCCGGTGGAGGAGATGAGTTGGTACTTGGATTCGCGTCGTTTCGGCACAGTTCCGCATAGCGGTTTTGGGCTTGGTTTCGAGCGTCTTATCCTCTTTGTGACAGGTATGTCTAACATTCGCGATGTGATACCTTTTCCACGAACTCCCGGAAACGCAGCGTTTTAG
- a CDS encoding Ferredoxin — MIHSEFPPTKIHKINRELLPTPEQVMELIRSRRSNRAFSKRAISQEKLDLIAEAAYRAPTASNMQQVAFTLITDPAKIRLITKFTMDTFGGILKLVENPLLKPVLKLVMADVYRYVPAFKQMQDDYAAGSDKIMRGATAVLLIHSPARGRFGAEDANLAYQNASLVAQAMDVTQFYTGFVLTATRQRKGVLEKMLGIDGRIWAGMALAEPAFAMENYVDRKDISLAVI, encoded by the coding sequence ATGATACACTCGGAATTTCCGCCGACAAAGATACACAAAATTAATCGAGAATTACTACCCACTCCCGAGCAGGTGATGGAACTCATTCGTTCACGTCGCTCCAACCGCGCCTTTTCCAAGAGAGCTATATCTCAAGAAAAGTTGGACTTGATTGCAGAGGCGGCATATCGCGCCCCCACGGCAAGCAATATGCAGCAGGTGGCTTTTACTCTGATAACTGACCCCGCGAAAATCAGACTCATCACAAAGTTTACTATGGATACCTTTGGCGGCATCCTCAAGCTCGTAGAAAATCCACTGCTAAAACCTGTCTTGAAGTTGGTGATGGCAGATGTATATCGCTACGTGCCTGCCTTTAAGCAGATGCAGGATGACTATGCGGCGGGTAGTGACAAGATTATGCGCGGGGCTACGGCTGTGCTTTTGATTCACTCTCCGGCTAGGGGGCGTTTTGGCGCAGAGGATGCCAATTTGGCATATCAGAATGCGTCGCTTGTGGCTCAGGCGATGGACGTGACACAGTTCTACACCGGTTTTGTGCTGACAGCCACACGCCAGCGCAAGGGTGTGTTAGAGAAAATGTTGGGCATTGACGGGCGCATTTGGGCGGGAATGGCATTGGCAGAGCCTGCATTCGCAATGGAAAATTATGTAGACAGAAAGGATATTTCGCTTGCGGTTATTTAG
- a CDS encoding Cell division inhibitor has product MKKIIIILLGAMTTICCAKADGVNEATVTSFDLNRYMGLWYEIARFDSSFERGMTNVTAEYTLRENGTVRVDNSGERGGKRTHAIGKAKAAKPAVPGSLRVSFFLWFYAPYRVLMLGENYEYALVSSGEKYLWILSRTPKLEQSTLNKILAEAQRRGFDTNKLIFNQ; this is encoded by the coding sequence ATGAAAAAGATAATAATTATACTCTTAGGGGCTATGACAACAATTTGCTGCGCAAAGGCTGACGGGGTCAATGAGGCGACCGTTACTTCGTTCGATTTGAACAGATATATGGGTCTTTGGTACGAAATTGCCCGCTTTGACTCCTCTTTCGAGCGGGGTATGACAAACGTAACTGCGGAGTACACACTTCGGGAAAATGGTACTGTGCGAGTGGACAACAGCGGAGAGCGGGGCGGCAAACGCACCCACGCCATCGGCAAAGCAAAAGCTGCAAAGCCTGCCGTGCCCGGTTCTCTGAGGGTATCTTTCTTTTTGTGGTTCTACGCCCCCTATCGAGTGCTGATGCTGGGCGAGAATTATGAGTATGCCTTGGTCAGCAGCGGCGAAAAGTACCTCTGGATACTCTCGCGTACACCCAAATTAGAGCAATCAACACTCAATAAAATCCTCGCCGAGGCTCAACGCCGTGGTTTCGATACCAATAAGTTGATTTTTAATCAATAA
- a CDS encoding Uracil-DNA glycosylase, family 1, with the protein MRIADHWYELLRDEFDKPYFDDLINFVKEEYATQKVFPQGENIFRAFDLCPIDKLKVVILGQDPYHGEGQANGLCFSVSKGVMYPPSLQNIFREVASNGYTQRPEDGDLERWAAQGVLLLNSVLTVRAHSAASHAGRGWERFTDAVIARIAEHKKGVVYMLWGAYAQRKAAFVDASDNLVLQAVHPSPLSAYRGFLGSRHFALANEYMQEAIEW; encoded by the coding sequence GTGCGCATCGCCGACCATTGGTACGAACTCCTGCGGGATGAGTTCGACAAGCCATATTTCGACGATTTGATAAATTTCGTCAAAGAGGAGTATGCCACGCAAAAGGTTTTCCCTCAGGGAGAGAATATTTTTCGTGCATTTGATTTATGCCCTATAGATAAACTCAAAGTTGTAATCCTAGGACAAGATCCCTACCACGGTGAAGGACAGGCAAATGGCTTATGCTTTTCGGTGTCAAAGGGTGTTATGTATCCTCCCTCGCTCCAAAATATTTTTAGAGAGGTGGCAAGTAACGGATACACTCAGCGTCCCGAAGATGGTGATTTGGAGCGGTGGGCGGCGCAGGGCGTGTTATTGCTCAACTCTGTACTGACGGTGAGGGCGCATAGTGCCGCCTCCCACGCGGGGCGTGGCTGGGAGAGGTTCACCGATGCTGTTATTGCACGCATTGCCGAACACAAAAAAGGGGTTGTATATATGTTGTGGGGGGCTTATGCTCAACGTAAGGCGGCATTTGTTGATGCATCTGATAACCTTGTATTACAGGCAGTTCACCCCTCGCCACTCTCTGCCTATCGCGGTTTTCTCGGCTCGAGACACTTCGCCCTTGCTAATGAATATATGCAAGAGGCGATAGAGTGGTAG
- a CDS encoding tRNA nucleotidyltransferase → MEDKYLPQIGAIADEMGLRAYAIGGFVRDTFLQRSITDVDIMVVGSGIALAERFSQEVKRPVMVFKNFGTAMVRVGEREYEFVGARKESYNRDSRKPIVEQGTLEDDQRRRDFTINAMAFGLNADNYGFLLDPFGGVCDMREGIIRTPLDPDVTFSDDPLRMLRAIRFATQLDYTIFTETFEAIKRNALRIEIISQERITTELEKIIRCPKPSIGFKLLEECGLLKLVFAELSALKGVDRVGNRAHKDNFYHTLQVLDNVCERSDNLWLRWAALLHDIAKPQTKHWEENIGWTFHQHEVLGSKMAGRIFRKLRLPLGDELRYVQKLIFLHLRPIVLSEDEVTDSAVRRLLFEAGNDAEDLMLLCQADITSKNDEKVRRYLRNFEIVRSKMVEIEEKDRIRNFQPPITGDMIMQFYGIEPCRMVGLIKEQIKDAILEGAIPNEYQAAYDMMIEIARRDFNLEITLPQ, encoded by the coding sequence ATGGAGGATAAATATTTGCCGCAAATAGGGGCTATTGCCGATGAAATGGGGTTGAGAGCTTATGCTATCGGCGGTTTTGTGCGTGATACTTTTTTGCAAAGGTCGATAACCGATGTCGATATAATGGTCGTGGGCAGCGGCATTGCGCTGGCGGAGAGGTTTTCACAAGAGGTAAAAAGACCGGTTATGGTTTTCAAGAATTTCGGTACGGCGATGGTTCGTGTCGGCGAGCGGGAGTATGAGTTTGTGGGGGCACGTAAGGAGAGCTATAACCGCGACTCGCGCAAACCGATAGTAGAGCAAGGCACTTTGGAGGACGACCAACGCCGCCGCGATTTCACCATCAATGCAATGGCATTCGGCTTAAACGCCGATAATTACGGATTTCTATTAGACCCATTCGGCGGAGTGTGCGATATGCGGGAGGGGATAATACGCACCCCCTTAGACCCCGATGTTACCTTCTCGGATGATCCTCTGAGGATGTTGCGCGCCATACGCTTTGCCACTCAACTGGATTATACGATTTTTACCGAAACATTCGAGGCAATAAAAAGAAATGCCCTCCGAATTGAAATAATCTCTCAGGAGCGCATCACCACCGAGTTAGAGAAAATTATACGTTGCCCAAAGCCCTCAATCGGCTTCAAATTATTGGAGGAGTGTGGCTTATTGAAACTTGTTTTTGCTGAACTGTCAGCTTTGAAGGGTGTGGACAGAGTGGGTAACCGTGCGCATAAAGACAATTTTTACCATACTTTGCAGGTGCTGGATAACGTTTGTGAGCGCAGCGATAATCTGTGGCTTCGCTGGGCAGCACTGCTTCACGACATTGCAAAGCCTCAAACAAAGCATTGGGAGGAGAACATAGGGTGGACTTTTCACCAGCACGAAGTTCTGGGGTCGAAGATGGCGGGACGCATTTTTCGCAAATTACGCCTGCCTTTGGGTGATGAGTTGCGTTATGTGCAGAAGTTGATATTTTTGCACCTTCGTCCGATAGTCCTCTCCGAAGATGAGGTTACCGATTCGGCTGTGCGGCGGCTCTTGTTCGAGGCGGGGAACGATGCGGAGGATTTGATGCTCTTGTGCCAGGCTGATATAACGTCGAAGAATGACGAGAAAGTGCGACGGTATCTGCGTAATTTCGAGATTGTTCGTAGCAAAATGGTCGAGATTGAGGAGAAAGACCGCATCCGCAATTTCCAACCGCCCATCACCGGCGATATGATTATGCAGTTCTATGGCATCGAGCCTTGCCGGATGGTGGGGTTGATTAAAGAGCAGATAAAAGACGCCATATTAGAGGGTGCAATTCCCAATGAATATCAGGCGGCATACGATATGATGATAGAGATTGCCCGCCGCGACTTTAACTTAGAAATTACCCTCCCCCAATGA
- a CDS encoding RND multidrug efflux transporter (Acriflavin resistance protein) encodes MSEKFKEFKPTSWAINNKTSIYVLTLMLVLFGWMSYKALPKEQFPDLVIPTFIVSTIYPGTSPTDIENLVTRYLEKNLKGESDVKKITSKSMQDVSMINVEFNTGVDPVEAKQRVKNAVDKAKKDLPNDLPNDPQVIEISFSEFPIIYINLSSEEENLVQLKKYADDAKDKIESLPAVNRVDVIGALDREIQINVDLYKMNAAGVTFSNIEQAVAFENMTVASGTLKMTGMERSMRVVGEFADMATIENLVVSSSNGAQVTLKDIAKVEDSYAEQDSFARLDGGNVVTLNVVKRSGANLLETIDNVKAIIAGLEQGAFPKSIKVTFTGDQSRYTRATLEELNNTILIGFILVTIVLTFFMGLVNAIFVGVAVPLSMCLAYLTLPIIGFSMNMLVMFSFIFALGIVVDDAIVVIENTHRIFNKHKGNMPIAEAAKRAAGEVFVPILSGTMTTIAPFVPLCFWPGMVGEFMVFLPVTIIITLTASLLVAYIINPVFAVQFMSHEEDKGEKLVGAKLRKVLKNTLLFALVSAPFYLAGSVLWGNVVVFLALTYLFYNAYGRIIIHHFQVSFLPALMRFYERVLRWTINGRRPMWLFTSLIGLLVVVIVAVGIVKPQVVFFPDNEPNTILVYTQLPEGTDILVTDSITRELERRVAQVVGKDNPDVESLIANVALNASESSFDGGTKVGNKSKISVNFREVGERTGEPTSSYLPKIRDAVQGVPGAIIKVDKNKMGPPTGKPINMEIRGENLDELVTAAQGLKAYIVDSLQIPGIEKLEMDFETSKPELVVKIDRLRANYNGMSSGNIGATMRNALYGKEVSKYRDGEDQYPIMVRLKKEQREDIDALIELPITYRDMASGTFRQIPLSSVVDLDYVNSYGSITRINEQRVITLSSNVLNGYNANVIISQIERALPTYELPKGVTVGFTGEQEDQQESAGFLGGAMMAALFIIFFILITQFNSLTKPFVILSEVIFSLIGVLIGFMATGMPISIIMTGLGVVALAGIVIRNGILLVEFTDVLMGEGMPLKEAIVQAGKTRIIPVVLTAVSTILGLIPLAIGMNIDFAGLFESFSPHIYFGGDNTAFFGPLAWAIVFGLTFATFLTLVFIPVMYYIAHQGTLKVKRVFSKR; translated from the coding sequence ATGAGCGAAAAATTCAAAGAATTCAAGCCCACCTCGTGGGCTATTAATAACAAGACGAGCATCTATGTCCTCACACTGATGCTTGTCCTCTTTGGTTGGATGAGTTACAAGGCGCTGCCCAAGGAGCAGTTCCCCGACCTTGTGATTCCAACCTTTATCGTCTCCACAATCTATCCCGGCACATCGCCCACGGATATTGAGAATCTGGTAACGCGTTATTTGGAAAAGAACCTCAAGGGGGAGAGCGATGTCAAAAAAATCACCAGCAAGTCGATGCAGGATGTGTCGATGATTAACGTGGAGTTCAACACGGGGGTAGACCCCGTGGAGGCGAAGCAACGTGTAAAAAATGCTGTGGACAAGGCTAAAAAAGACCTCCCTAACGACCTTCCCAACGACCCGCAGGTGATAGAAATCAGCTTCTCGGAATTCCCGATTATCTACATCAACCTTTCGTCGGAGGAGGAGAATCTCGTGCAGCTCAAAAAGTATGCCGATGATGCAAAGGACAAAATCGAGAGTCTGCCGGCGGTGAACCGTGTGGATGTTATCGGTGCTCTCGACCGCGAGATACAAATCAACGTGGATTTGTATAAGATGAATGCGGCGGGGGTAACATTCTCTAATATTGAGCAGGCTGTAGCCTTTGAGAATATGACGGTGGCGAGTGGTACTTTGAAGATGACCGGAATGGAGCGTTCGATGCGTGTGGTGGGTGAGTTTGCGGATATGGCAACTATCGAAAATTTGGTGGTCAGCTCCAGCAACGGTGCGCAGGTTACACTCAAGGATATTGCCAAGGTGGAGGACTCCTATGCCGAGCAGGACAGCTTTGCCCGATTGGATGGTGGTAATGTGGTTACCCTGAACGTGGTAAAGAGGTCGGGAGCAAACCTGCTGGAGACCATCGACAATGTCAAGGCGATAATTGCCGGCTTGGAGCAGGGTGCTTTCCCAAAATCCATCAAGGTTACCTTCACGGGAGACCAGTCGCGATATACCCGCGCTACGCTTGAAGAACTCAATAACACCATTTTGATTGGTTTCATCCTCGTAACCATCGTGCTCACCTTCTTTATGGGGCTGGTCAATGCGATTTTTGTGGGTGTTGCCGTGCCACTGTCGATGTGTTTGGCATACCTTACACTGCCCATTATCGGCTTCTCGATGAATATGTTGGTGATGTTCAGCTTCATCTTTGCGCTGGGTATTGTGGTGGATGATGCGATTGTGGTTATTGAGAACACACACCGCATCTTCAATAAACACAAGGGCAATATGCCTATTGCCGAGGCTGCAAAGCGTGCTGCGGGCGAGGTGTTTGTGCCGATTCTTTCGGGCACGATGACAACTATTGCTCCCTTCGTCCCGCTATGTTTTTGGCCCGGTATGGTTGGTGAGTTTATGGTTTTCCTTCCCGTGACCATTATTATTACTCTGACGGCTTCGCTCTTGGTTGCCTATATCATAAACCCTGTCTTTGCGGTTCAGTTTATGAGCCACGAGGAGGATAAGGGCGAAAAATTGGTGGGAGCAAAGTTACGCAAAGTGCTTAAAAATACACTGCTTTTTGCTTTGGTAAGTGCGCCATTCTATTTGGCAGGCTCGGTGCTGTGGGGTAATGTGGTTGTGTTCTTGGCACTCACATATCTATTCTACAATGCCTACGGACGTATCATCATACACCATTTTCAGGTGAGTTTCCTACCTGCCCTAATGCGTTTTTATGAGCGCGTTCTGCGGTGGACAATCAATGGTCGCCGTCCGATGTGGCTGTTTACTTCGCTTATCGGACTTTTGGTCGTTGTGATTGTGGCTGTGGGCATAGTAAAGCCGCAGGTTGTATTCTTTCCTGATAATGAACCTAATACCATCTTGGTATACACTCAACTGCCCGAGGGCACGGATATTCTGGTTACTGACTCCATCACGCGCGAACTCGAACGACGTGTGGCGCAGGTTGTGGGTAAGGATAATCCCGACGTGGAGTCCCTGATTGCCAACGTGGCGCTCAACGCCTCGGAGAGCAGCTTCGACGGTGGTACAAAGGTGGGTAACAAGAGTAAGATTTCGGTGAACTTCCGCGAGGTAGGCGAACGCACGGGTGAGCCCACTTCCTCCTATCTACCCAAAATTCGCGATGCGGTGCAGGGGGTGCCGGGAGCTATCATCAAGGTGGATAAGAACAAGATGGGTCCGCCAACGGGTAAACCTATCAATATGGAGATTCGCGGCGAAAACCTCGATGAGTTGGTGACCGCGGCACAGGGTCTGAAGGCATATATTGTTGATTCATTGCAAATCCCGGGTATCGAAAAATTGGAGATGGACTTCGAGACCTCCAAACCCGAATTGGTTGTTAAGATTGACCGCCTGCGTGCTAACTACAATGGTATGAGTTCGGGAAATATCGGTGCCACAATGCGTAATGCCCTCTACGGCAAGGAGGTGAGTAAATATCGCGATGGCGAAGACCAATACCCCATCATGGTGCGCCTGAAAAAGGAGCAGCGCGAGGATATTGATGCCCTCATCGAGTTGCCCATCACCTACCGCGATATGGCGAGTGGTACGTTCCGCCAAATTCCACTCTCGTCGGTGGTCGATTTGGACTACGTGAACTCCTACGGCTCAATAACACGCATCAATGAGCAGCGCGTGATAACATTGAGTTCTAACGTCTTGAACGGTTACAACGCCAATGTGATAATCTCGCAAATAGAACGTGCGCTGCCCACATATGAACTGCCCAAGGGTGTGACTGTGGGCTTCACGGGTGAGCAAGAAGACCAGCAAGAGTCGGCAGGCTTCCTCGGCGGAGCAATGATGGCTGCACTCTTTATCATCTTCTTCATTCTCATTACGCAGTTCAATTCACTCACCAAGCCGTTTGTGATTCTGAGCGAGGTGATTTTCTCGTTGATTGGCGTTCTGATAGGGTTTATGGCTACGGGAATGCCAATTTCGATAATAATGACCGGATTGGGTGTTGTGGCTCTTGCCGGGATTGTTATTAGAAACGGTATTCTTTTGGTGGAATTTACAGATGTGTTGATGGGCGAGGGTATGCCGCTCAAGGAGGCTATTGTTCAGGCAGGCAAAACTCGGATAATACCGGTGGTACTCACGGCTGTCTCTACGATTCTCGGTCTTATCCCACTGGCTATCGGTATGAATATCGACTTTGCAGGCTTGTTCGAGAGCTTCTCCCCGCACATCTACTTTGGCGGAGATAATACGGCATTCTTTGGTCCGTTGGCGTGGGCTATTGTCTTCGGTCTGACCTTTGCAACCTTCCTAACGCTTGTCTTCATCCCCGTTATGTACTACATAGCACACCAGGGGACGTTGAAAGTTAAGCGAGTCTTCTCTAAGAGATAG